Genomic DNA from Solanum pennellii chromosome 3, SPENNV200:
AGAATTAATGTGAAATActtataaaacttattttttatacttttgtGGAAAAGTCATTTTTTCTCGTTTTCAAGAAgcttattttcaaaaaaaaaaagtttactaACAATTTTAACTGAGCgaacataaaaaagaaatatttcgTGGAAAATGTTTCTTATTGGTACGCTGGAAAGGGTTAAAACAggttacattattttaaaaagggcaactttcacatatagcaaacaaaaaattcatatttgtatgctatagcaaactttgcataattgcgctccatagcaaacataaaactgtataatttgctatacatatacaattgtataattcgctggcctatattttataattcgctggcctattgcgctgcaattgtataatttgttttgcatacagttgaatcgaattaaaatgtatgtatattgcataattataagtgtatagcaagaagatatatgtttttctcgctttatacaaaaacagaaacacaatatatacacttctgttgtataaagctagagaaaattgtatttcactgcaattgtataattcgcaattgtataattcgttggcctttttctctgcaatatttgaagtaaaatgtttgtaaattgtataattaagtgttaacacgaagatatacatttttgcatgtgtatatacaattttctctcgctttatacaaaacaaaaacaaaattatacacttctgtgtataaagcgagagaggcgagcgagaatggagagtggcgagcgagatttttgggagagagacgctggcaaattttagctaatgtttgctatggagcacaattaaatcaaaccctagctattccatttaatttaggttattagtttgctattatatacaatttttccttttaaaaataatgttgatTTAATTAAGTTTGTCACGATAAGAAACCCTATATCCTTGTTTCCCCAAATTATTAGTTCTTCATCATGCTTGTGTCATTTGTTCGAAAGTCTACACATTGATTCGCCTCTTTCTAGATATgtttaatagaaaatttatgAGTATCCAATAAAAATCTACAATCTGCAATAATAGCCCTTAAAAGGATGGTGTTGTATGTCCCCATtcttaataaatcaattttttttaaaatgagaaaatgtATAAGTATCTCCCAAtctatgtttaaaattttagagacacacttatattatattaatgttttattactcctgaatttattttaaaaataattctataCCCCTTTAGGCCTATGTGTCACTAGCTTGGGAAAAAATATCAACACGCgctggacccacaagatagtgccacgtaggccgaaaaggggtataaaattatttataaaataagatcaggggtaataagaccttaacataatataaatgtgtctctaaaatttcaaaCATAGGTTGGgaggtacttatgcattttccctttttttttatcaaaggatatatatatatatatatatatatatatactagaagAAGTTTAGTTCAAGAGAGTACTGGGCATCCACCTCGATGGAATGCGCATTGATACTTATTTGGGTCACAACCCGACTTGGGAAAATATTACtctctccgtttaaaaaagaataatttcattttccctttaatttgTTTCGaaaaagaatgactcattttcttttttagcaacattttaactttaattttaacttttcacgtgacatgtttaagaccacaagattaaatgaCATTTAGGTAAATTTGACCTAACTATAATTTataaccacaaaattaaaaagtctaatttctttttgttaaacttcgttccaagtcaaactatgtcattctttttgaatcGGAGAGAGTAACTTTAATTGTTTGTTGTCTACTCTTAAGGGGAAGGGGTTGGTGAGAGGAGTGATCTTGATTATGCCTAAAACTCAATGCCCTGTGTGATTTATGAAAACTGTCTATATGTCGCCTggtcctaattttttttattttataacaaaaccATTTGTACTAAGTTTGAAATTGCTCGTATCATCAAATTTCCTTGTTGGTGGCGTTTGTGTCTATGGTGAGGCTACTAGTCAAATAGAATTCCAAAAGATGTGATCTATGTCCTTTGGGGGAGGTCACAAAGATTCATATCCAATTGaatcttttgttttttctaGAGACTCTCATTGATGTGATTGTAGGTTGATAAGAGACAATTACAAGTATGGTTAGAAGGATTAGTTAGTTGTTGATAATGTTTTTGAGCCCCCCCTTGAGGAGGGAAAACAAAAGTTTCTCAAAATCACACTCTTTATTTTGGTGGATGTACCTAATCCTTAATGTGTTTGTTTTCTCTCAAGATTGGGCCATTGTATGCTCTCATGTATAGTATTTGAGTATGGTATCTAGGTATATATATCCAATGAAGTTGACTCTATAGCCCTTGTGAATTTATCCACCCAACCCTAGTGGCATTAACACAATTTTTGTCAATCCCTTTTGTATGTTATTCTACACCACTTTTTTTTTGGTCTATTAAGTGTGGTGTGCTTTTACTACCCCTATTAAACAATTCCTTACCCATGAGTTTGTTGGGgttttgaaaactcttcatgCTAAGCTAGCCAAAAGGACTATTCTTGATTTCACTCTTTTTATGTTGTCGATTATAAATTCAAGGGAAAACactcaaatatgtcatcgaactttcagaaaaaattcatttatgTCATTTGTTAAAAGTTTGGTTTATCTATGTCATTGCCGTTTAAGATAAgactcattcatgccattattttttaacagaTCAGTTTTGACACgtggccaattataattcggtcacgtcatcaattttttaaattaaaaaaaaatcaaaattctgaagaaaaaaaattgaataaatttttttaattaaaaaaattgatgacgtggccgaattataattggccacgtattaaaaatgattttgcaaaaccattgtTAAAAGATAATTGCATGAGTGAGCCTTTTCTTGAACGACAATGGCACAAATATGCTAAATTTTTAACTGATGGtataaatgagccttttctgaaagtttgatggcatatttgagtcttttccctAAATTGAACCTTTGGTTAAATTCAAATATGCTTGAATGAATTTTGTTAATACATAAACCCAACCATCTCTTATTGCAAAGTTCTTGcactatttgtatattttttttttataaaagcatTTTAAATCAACACAAACAGGGAGAAAGagttttaaaaagataattacaTCCAAATAAACAGTCCCAACATTGACTATACATGTGAacatattcttatatatatgcCCCAATAAATGTACTAAAAGATGTGAAGAAAATTTGTACTTTAATAGCTAATTACTCTTTATAATTGCAATTTATCATTCCTGCACCTgcaaaaaaacattaattaaataatgtcagaaaaatatgaaaaatatgattatttttttttttgtgaattttcaaatcaatttaattaGTCAAAACCAAAACCAACCTTGATTAAATAATTTGGTTTTTCTGTTACTACTGAAACCGTACACCAAAAAGGCATTGTAGATCAGTTTCAAGATTAGGTAGTTGTTGTAATGCCTGCAAATGAAACAATTCCACTTGAGATATAAAAGAACATATGAAAAATCTTAGAGAATATTTTAAGCTAGAATTAAaaacagaaaatatttttagttacttaattatattatgtcttCACACGTCACCCTTATATGTTGGCCTGATTTTTCTTAGGTCAAACAAGTGGAAAAAAATTTCGCTTTTCAGGTGGctaaaatcatgttaaattgTGTGTTACtgtaaataaataattcttAGTTCTAATTTAGCCCTACATGCTAgctaaaaaaagaagaattgtCTAAGCTATATAAAGAGTCCTGGGATCTCGCCCTATCGTTAGACGTGGGACATTTCTTCTAACACCCCCTCACGCCCATACACTTTCTAGACTGGAGTGTGCACAATTATGTACGGGGAGTGTATTCACAACCCATAAATTGGATTCAATGGGTCTGACTCTGATACCAGAGTAAAGAAATGATTTTTCGACCTAACAGAAttccaaaagctagctcaaaagAAGAATGATTGTACAACTCATATAAGGAGTCCTGAAATTTGTCCCGATATGACATAGGACATGTCTTTCAACAAACTcaacatttttatttacttaattatataatgtttCAAAGGATTAAAGAAATTACCAGAACATTTGAAGAATCAAGAAAAGCTTCTGGGAAAGACATCAaacaattttctcttctttgtgTAACACCAATATTAATGTTTCCTTGTTGTTGTAAAAATGTTGGATTAGGTAACTCCTTGGCAAATAAATTATCTGTGTTCACATTGGAAGTGGCAAGTTTGATGGAAAGAAACTCCACTTGTTTTTGAAGAGATTGAACATAATTGATGATTTCATCAAGCATTCCTGCTTTGCCAATCACTTTGTTACAACCTGGTACTAAATCTTGTAAACATTTCATCTTCTTGCTTATTTTCTCCCTTCTTGCCTGCAAAAAATGATTGATAAAACTAATTAGCCTAATTAATTCCTAAAAAAAATGACAGTTCGATGCACGAAGCATCTCATGTTTACTTAGGGTTCGGGGAAAGGCCTCACGCTCAGAGTAATATAATATGGGCAACCTATCCTGATGTAAGCATCAATAGTTGATTTCATGGTTTTGAATCCATAACATATTAGGTCACACGGAAATAACTTCACTGTTGCTCCTAAGGGTAGGTGATATAAATTCATTGATAGCCATCAATACGACATGTTAGCTTGGAGGATGAAGCATCTCACATTCACCTAGAGTTTGGGAATCGAGCCACATCTTATAGGAGTGTGATGTAGAAAATCTGTCTTGACCTGATTTCACAGCTTGAACCTACGGTCCATAAGGGGACACATATACTAGCTCCCTTCTACTAGAGTTTAAAACAAATCCATTGGTAGCcacaactacaacaacataaCAATAAGCATTCCACATTCACCCAAGATTCAAGGAAGAATCACACCTCCAAAGGGCGTAATATAAGCATTCTATTCTAAGCAAGTACCAATGACTGATTTCACGACTCAAACTTGTAATCCACGACAACTCAAGTTACAGTGATGCTACAAGCTAGAAACTATTAATGTAGTAAGAGATCACTTACTCTCTCAGCTAAGCTGTGGCTATCAGTAGCTTGGCCGCGACGAGCCCTAACATGAATAAAATCAGTATTTTTAGCCTCTAAATTCTCCTTCGAATTCTTCCCTTTTTCACTTTTCACTATCATCTCTGTCTTTACTTCCCCTGCTTCTCCATCAAGTCTTTTGACTTTACATTCATATTCTTCATAAACCTGAAAAATGAACAAACAACATAGGAAAATTAGGGCTCAAATTGCTAAGCCAAAAATACATCAGGTGATttctttttatctattttaatcTCGATAGATTGATTTGTCTGATGGTAACTCAAGTAATAATCATTATTTTACAAagtcataattatattttcttcaacgtattaaaataaagatataaCTATTAGTTGAGTGACATGACATTCTGATATTTGTATTCGTGGGAGGtaaatatcatatacatatgaTCTTTATGtactatcatttattttatatcataaatttcaaaaatctgtttttatatttttaagttttcgTATCCAGTCAACATCATCACATAAATCGAGATGCAAGAAATATCTACTTAGTGGCCTAATTGAGGTGCTTGTAAAATGGAAAATCTTAGTAACTCAATTGATTGACTATCTAAATTTCCACCTTTTTAGTGAAGTTCGATCTATCCAGGTGACGAAAGCGAGCTCGGACGCAATCattaatagaataaaaatagaaaacaacaTTTACAAACCTCTGATTTTCTCTTCTTGCTTGTCCAATTCCTCTTTTCACTTCCAAAATCAATTTGTGTGTCAATCATGATGGGAAAATTCTGAAATTGACTGAATTCCATTGTATTTTCACTCATTAAACTATTGAGTTGAGCAAGATTTTGATTTGGCAAAGAATTAGaagtttgttgttgttgttggcaTTGGTACAAATGTTCAAAAATAGCTCTTTGTCTTTCAAGAATgctcattttgaaaaatattggaaATGAATTTTTGTCAAATCTGAGTTTTGTGGTACTGTACTTCTAATCAGTGGAAGTTGATAATATTGAATGGAGATTTATATAGATAAAGTATAAGTTACTATTTGGATATAGATAAAAGGCGGAAACGGATTCAGAATTAGAACTTGATGAGTTCAACGGTTAAGATTTGATATCATCGAATTAAGTGTAGTCTCTctgttttaaattttgtgaatgtTTGTATTGCtcgaactcttcaaaaatgttaatggatattcacaaaaaatagtgtattttttaagaatttgaCATGAATGCAGCaacaaaagtgaagagtccccacaactaaaataaaatgttttttagcAGGAGTGGATTTATAGGCAAAAATACGGGGCACATGAATATATGGTTTTGtgtaatttaaattatttttaaatgtacaaatatatcatccttttaaaaaaaaatcagacaaaaaaaatatatcacataaactaaaattaaaaaaagaataatatttttaacatcaAGTGTTCATAATTTACTCATCTATGTTATCACATTTGGGGCATATGAGTGGAGATGAAACTATAAGAAACTGAATAATTTCACAAATATTCTTAAAGTATGTGACATATCAATAATTATAAGATCAATAATTATAAGAGAAACTAAATTGAGAAACtgaaaaattaacaaaaagttTCTAAATAGTGAAATATGTCTTCTCTTTTTTAACAACAATAgtaagaataagaataaaaatattatataaagaatactataaataaaataatatttgttatatattatttattatataaatttatattttacataaaatatattaaattcacTTATACCGACCTCCAGATAAAGGGAGAGGGACAGAGAGGGGCCTTAAAATCAAAGCAAATCAAGAATGTGTTGATAAGCTATGGTAGGGTTTAATGAGTGGACATCCAACTCCTCACTTAGTTCAAAAGCCattattataaatgatataatatacttttatttttcaataatatttgtccattattaattttgtagatattttaagaaattaacaatagaagtatatataattttactatgtcattctttgaatatactAAATACATTTGCTTGAAAAATGCAACAGAGAAATAACTATAATAAATTATGAAGAAACTAAGTGTAAAAATATCTATTGATTTCATAAATCAACCAAAAACAAACaagacaaaacaaaataaattacgATACGAGACACCAAATTTACATGAAAAATCTCTTCAAAGTGAAGCAAAAATAACAAGAtcaaagctccactataatcaacAAGAATTACGAATGTGTTCTCTAAAATTACCACCAAAGAATTATCAAACAATGAGCGACAACTACAAGATAGAACAAAAaactagaaaagaaaaaagaataaaattaccAAATACAACTGTTCAGACCAAGGGAAAGATTTGTTGGATATTCACCATGAGCTTCTTACCATAATTGGGTTTCCTTTTTCTAAAAGGAGAACATAAAATCTCCATATTTGGCCAATCATATTTCTTGTAGGAAAATGTCTATTACTCTATAAATAGAAGTTCATTCCTTCTAACTTAACGTCATTCACAATGTATTCCTATGGGCTTTGAGAGTTATGTGTAGGGGGAAAACGATAAGGCACAAGTGATACGTTGCTAATTACTTGTATGGACCTCTTTTTGACTCATGCAAATAAAAAGGCGCCCTTAAGCTCTAGTTTGATTGGAGGATCACAACTAAGATCAGAGGGATAAAATTTTCTGTTATcgaaacaaacattttatttcAGGGTTTCTCACCTGTTTGCCttcttttttacaaaaacaAGAGTAAATTGTGTGAGATTAATTCTCTTGATATCTTTTACTCTCACATTTATATAGTGaatttctcatctcttctagCGAACGTAGATATGTAAATCGAATCACGTTAaatttttgtgtcttttgatatatattcttgtttattttcttactcgtggtctttaaGATTTGCTTTGTTAACCTCCACATgacatttaattatttctaatcCTAAAGTACTAAAGATGCATGACAAAACATcatgaaaggaaaaagaagtaTCTACACCCATATAATACTATAGTCGATGTAGAAATTAAAGAACAAGAACAACAAGAATAACCACATTGGGATATATATCAATGCATCTCCTCTTTACTAGTCAAAACCATCTCAGGCTCTTTCCGCACACTTTCATATTGTCCCAAAtatcatttctaattttatcTCTCTTTTAGTAAATCCACACATCCATTTCAATATTCACATTTTCACATCTTTCATCTTCTgaacatgaaaatttttaacTGGTCAACACTTCAccacatataacataaattatCTAACTATCAATACTATATAAAACTAGCATTTGTTTGAACGTGACACTTTCTTTATCACACATGACTTTGTAAAAGATTACTTTCATTTTGTCTTAATTTGCAAAGGATATAGAATGTGACAACAATGCTTTGCATCCTTTATAGGGATAAGGAATAAATTATCTCCTGAATTTGTATCGAAAAGTCACTTACACATTTGAATTATTGCGGCGACCTATTACACACCTAATCTTGTTTAAAGCGATATTAATACCCCCTTCCGAAGACAATCTCAGTTCTGTGAAAAAAGAAGTTTTGCACACACgttttcatacataaataatatttaatttaattttaaaaacctttatctcttgatatttttttaaacttttcaaaagAATATTTAGGCATCTTCCTCCTCTCATCAtacttttctctttttaaatctatttcgtcttcttcttctctatTGTTCATAaattgaagagaaaaataaaaatttgaagagaAAATAGGAGTCAATAAGTTAATTATGAAGTTGAAAGATGTTGGCGGAGGCGATAGGCAATGGGCAACACCATTGTTGCCGGtggaacaaataaaattttcagatatgtaaaattctttaaaaatcttGATAGCTAATATGCAAATCAAGCATTTCATTAGTATTCTTTGTGGATAATGATTAATCAAATATGTTACTGATGATTTGAGACATAAAAATGATATTGTGGTGATTATAGGTAGTGCTCTGGTGAGAATAAAGACAAAGATGGAGAAATCACTTTCTTCGATgaacttttgataaatttttgcAATATAACCATGAATTTTATGCATAAATGTTATAAGATTTTCAATAGAAATCATTATCTttctcataattattttttgataatcttCTACGGTGAATTCTCCGGCAAGTTCGAACGGAAAATCATGaattttaacttgaaaattattAACTTTTCTTTTGAAGTCATCATATTCTCCAAtcctttctatttctttttgtaAGTTCCTCTTTAAGGACAGAGTGTTGGATGTGCTTCCATCAAACAATCAATGGTGACAAATCTAGTGATTcctaagaagaagaagaactcaaaattaagaaaaatgtaaaCGCTTTAAAGAAATTGGGACAACCAATAAgagattaaaaaagaaagaaaattgaaataattgatATAGTTGTAATACATAATTGTATAATgactaataaaataatgtcatgtgttcaaattttcatcctaacatatatttttttcttctcacgCACCTTAAGGAAGGTGAGGACAATTTCTTTGTCATGTCACATCTTGAGGAGGTATTAATATCactttaaacaaaattaaatatgtaatAAATTGCCGTAATAATTTAAACGTGTAATTAATTTTTCGATAtaagttgaagaagaaatttatcCCTTTTACCTCCTTTTATAGCATGTtgtcaaaaacaaaa
This window encodes:
- the LOC107012554 gene encoding transcription factor BEE 2-like, which gives rise to MSILERQRAIFEHLYQCQQQQQTSNSLPNQNLAQLNSLMSENTMEFSQFQNFPIMIDTQIDFGSEKRNWTSKKRKSEVYEEYECKVKRLDGEAGEVKTEMIVKSEKGKNSKENLEAKNTDFIHVRARRGQATDSHSLAERARREKISKKMKCLQDLVPGCNKVIGKAGMLDEIINYVQSLQKQVEFLSIKLATSNVNTDNLFAKELPNPTFLQQQGNINIGVTQRRENCLMSFPEAFLDSSNVLALQQLPNLETDLQCLFGVRFQ